Proteins encoded by one window of Streptomyces clavuligerus:
- a CDS encoding DUF1348 family protein encodes MPGKPPVPPFTRETAAEKARLAEDAWNSRTPDRVALAYTEDSRWRNRAEWITGRDEIVAFLTRKWARELDYRLIKEVWAHDERRIAVRFAYEWHDDSGTWFRSYGNENWEFDDSGLMRVRLACINDTPIQESERRCHWPLGRRPDDHPGLSDLGL; translated from the coding sequence ATGCCCGGCAAGCCCCCCGTCCCTCCCTTCACCCGCGAGACGGCGGCCGAGAAGGCCCGTCTCGCCGAGGACGCCTGGAACAGCCGTACACCCGACAGGGTCGCCCTCGCGTACACCGAGGACTCCCGGTGGCGCAATCGGGCCGAATGGATCACCGGCCGGGACGAGATCGTCGCCTTCCTCACCCGCAAGTGGGCGCGGGAACTGGACTATCGGCTGATCAAGGAGGTGTGGGCACACGACGAGCGCCGGATCGCGGTGCGCTTCGCCTATGAGTGGCACGACGACTCCGGCACCTGGTTCCGCTCGTACGGCAACGAGAACTGGGAGTTCGACGACTCCGGTCTGATGCGGGTCCGCCTCGCCTGCATCAACGACACCCCCATCCAGGAGTCGGAACGCCGCTGCCACTGGCCGCTCGGCCGCCGCCCCGACGACCACCCGGGCCTGAGCGACCTCGGCCTCTGA
- a CDS encoding SpoIIE family protein phosphatase: MRGDAAREHADCVTRHGVTGPPAPERQPGLGGPPGAATGDGRAPHELDLVLSQAAVAAIEAVGGYAGGVYLRTPTEGLLRLAVLAGLPGRLFRPWWRMHVNRPFPVAEAYRLGRAVHLADAEDSIRRFPQLMAGLPFPFGSLYVPVAGGGERFGVLAVLRRATPGRPVDDGDRHRIHSVARRLGIALGALSRRGIRVEWGGEPLAVQLPAALTPPVRTGRFTWNLGSGTVAVDAGMRAILGVGAGEFPGTIDALTEGLAREDVLGLWALARRTADSGRGISRRIRLPGPDGRPYLVELSGNEEPGGRLEGFVLDLGVAPIIAELTDRVPRGVLSLDRLGRIVHLNQGAETLLGRGRPELAGRVLWDVFPWLGRPVYEEHFRAALISHAAVTFVARRGPDDFLSFTLYPGHDGVTVSLLRSDEPAQEPPGLPGEMSATGAPPPGGPAGTPIGGTGAPDGQAAAFYRPVALAIALTEAVTARQVSRVVTEELLPAFGGGQLAIYLLHERHLFLASETGFPQGFLDRFDGVALDARLPGVETLTLGRPLFFESMDRLAAAYPGIPLDAAVGARAFLPLLASGRPVGSCILGFDQPRSFSPEERTVLTALAGLIAQALERAQRYDSEAALARGLQDALLPHRLPVLTKAATVGRYLPGTQGMEVGGDWYDVVETGDSIALVIGDVQGHGVSAAATMGQLRSAVRAFALSGHDPQEVMSGTNRLLIDLDPGQFASCCYVVVDPATGLTQAVRAGHPQPLLHAPGGGARVLDLEGGIVLGVDAGADYPVTELRLESGAVLALYTDGLVERPGIDIDHGVERVRATLAACGASPLAETADRLIREARAAADRADDIALLLASRWD; this comes from the coding sequence ATGCGCGGTGACGCGGCGCGGGAGCATGCTGACTGTGTGACCAGGCACGGCGTGACCGGACCCCCCGCGCCGGAACGGCAGCCCGGCCTCGGGGGCCCACCCGGGGCGGCGACGGGCGACGGGCGGGCGCCGCACGAGCTGGACCTGGTCCTCTCCCAGGCGGCCGTCGCCGCGATCGAGGCCGTCGGCGGCTACGCGGGCGGGGTGTATCTGCGCACCCCCACCGAGGGGCTGCTGCGGCTCGCCGTCCTCGCCGGGCTGCCCGGCCGGCTCTTCCGCCCCTGGTGGCGCATGCATGTGAACCGGCCCTTCCCGGTCGCGGAGGCGTATCGGCTGGGCCGCGCCGTCCATCTGGCGGACGCCGAGGACTCCATCCGCCGCTTTCCCCAGCTCATGGCGGGCCTCCCGTTCCCCTTCGGCTCGCTCTACGTCCCCGTCGCGGGCGGCGGCGAGCGGTTCGGCGTCCTCGCCGTGCTGCGCCGGGCCACCCCGGGCCGCCCGGTGGACGACGGCGACCGGCACCGCATCCACTCCGTCGCCCGGCGCCTCGGCATCGCCCTCGGCGCGCTCAGCCGCCGCGGGATCCGGGTGGAGTGGGGCGGCGAGCCGCTGGCCGTCCAGCTCCCGGCGGCCCTGACACCCCCCGTGCGCACGGGCCGCTTCACCTGGAACCTCGGCTCCGGGACCGTCGCCGTCGACGCGGGCATGCGGGCGATCCTCGGTGTCGGGGCCGGGGAGTTCCCCGGCACCATCGACGCCCTCACCGAGGGGCTGGCCCGCGAGGACGTCCTCGGGCTGTGGGCGCTCGCCCGGCGGACCGCCGACTCCGGCCGCGGCATCTCCCGCCGCATCCGGCTGCCCGGCCCCGACGGCAGGCCCTATCTGGTCGAACTCTCCGGGAACGAGGAGCCCGGCGGCCGGCTGGAGGGCTTCGTCCTCGATCTCGGCGTCGCCCCGATCATCGCCGAGCTGACCGACCGGGTGCCGCGCGGTGTGCTCTCCCTCGACCGGCTCGGCCGGATCGTCCATCTCAACCAGGGCGCGGAGACCCTGCTCGGCCGGGGCCGCCCCGAACTCGCGGGCCGGGTGCTGTGGGACGTCTTCCCCTGGCTCGGCCGGCCCGTGTACGAGGAGCACTTCCGGGCCGCCCTGATCTCGCACGCGGCGGTCACCTTCGTCGCCCGCCGCGGCCCGGACGACTTCCTCTCCTTCACCCTCTACCCCGGCCACGACGGGGTGACGGTCAGTCTGCTGCGCTCGGACGAGCCCGCTCAGGAGCCCCCCGGGCTGCCCGGGGAGATGTCCGCCACCGGCGCCCCGCCGCCCGGGGGGCCCGCCGGGACCCCCATCGGGGGCACCGGCGCGCCGGACGGCCAGGCCGCCGCCTTCTACCGGCCGGTCGCCCTCGCCATCGCCCTGACCGAGGCGGTCACCGCCCGTCAGGTCTCCCGCGTGGTCACCGAGGAGCTGCTCCCGGCCTTCGGCGGCGGCCAGCTCGCCATCTATCTGCTGCACGAGCGGCATCTCTTCCTGGCCTCGGAGACCGGCTTCCCCCAGGGCTTCCTGGACCGCTTCGACGGGGTGGCGCTCGACGCCCGGCTGCCCGGGGTCGAGACGCTGACCCTCGGCAGACCGCTCTTCTTCGAGTCGATGGACCGGCTGGCCGCCGCCTACCCGGGCATCCCGCTCGACGCCGCCGTGGGCGCCCGGGCCTTTCTGCCGCTGCTCGCCTCCGGCCGCCCCGTCGGCTCCTGCATCCTCGGCTTCGACCAGCCGCGCTCGTTCAGCCCCGAGGAACGCACCGTGCTCACCGCGCTCGCCGGACTGATCGCCCAGGCGCTGGAGCGGGCCCAGCGCTACGACAGCGAGGCGGCCCTCGCCCGCGGACTCCAGGACGCCCTGCTGCCGCACCGGCTGCCCGTGCTCACGAAGGCCGCCACCGTGGGGCGCTATCTCCCCGGCACCCAGGGGATGGAGGTCGGCGGCGACTGGTACGACGTGGTGGAGACCGGCGACAGCATCGCCCTCGTGATCGGGGACGTCCAGGGCCACGGGGTCTCCGCCGCCGCCACGATGGGCCAGCTCCGCAGCGCGGTACGGGCCTTCGCGCTCAGCGGCCACGACCCCCAGGAGGTGATGAGCGGCACCAACCGGCTGCTGATCGACCTCGACCCGGGACAGTTCGCGAGCTGCTGCTATGTCGTCGTCGACCCGGCGACGGGCCTGACCCAGGCGGTACGGGCGGGACATCCGCAGCCGCTGCTGCACGCCCCGGGCGGCGGGGCGCGGGTGCTGGACCTGGAGGGCGGGATCGTCCTCGGGGTGGACGCCGGGGCCGACTACCCCGTCACCGAACTGCGCCTGGAGTCCGGCGCGGTGCTCGCCCTCTACACCGACGGCCTGGTGGAGCGGCCGGGGATCGACATCGACCACGGTGTGGAACGGGTGCGCGCCACGCTCGCCGCGTGCGGGGCCTCGCCGCTGGCGGAGACCGCCGACCGGCTGATCCGCGAGGCGCGCGCGGCGGCGGACCGCGCCGACGACATCGCGCTGCTGCTGGCCTCCCGCTGGGACTGA
- a CDS encoding MurR/RpiR family transcriptional regulator: MSSDQRARALAAAITPGGPAPGTEPAPTDRLLALFGGHRLSPGQRRIARYITDHLTEAAFLSITDLAERVGVSQPSVTRFAASVGFSGYPALREALQPIALSAAAPAPDAEDGARRNELQAAVDAEIENLEALRRTLADTDQVLCVGRELARSTPLTVLGLRISAPLAEYFAYAARRIHPDVRTVTRGGSVAYDALLQSREAGGSWVLAFAMPRHARETLAAIRAARSTGLKVALLTDAALGPPADEADATLTAATGSRLVFDSYAAPGVLSAALLQAMADADPQRTQARLEGYEHAAEQHGFFLDD; the protein is encoded by the coding sequence GTGTCATCCGACCAGCGGGCACGGGCCCTGGCAGCCGCGATCACACCGGGCGGACCCGCCCCCGGCACCGAACCGGCCCCCACCGACCGGCTGCTCGCCCTCTTCGGCGGCCACCGGCTCTCACCGGGGCAGCGGCGGATCGCCCGCTACATCACCGACCATCTCACCGAGGCCGCCTTCCTCTCCATCACGGACCTCGCCGAACGCGTCGGGGTCAGCCAGCCCTCGGTGACCCGCTTCGCCGCGTCCGTCGGCTTCAGCGGCTATCCGGCGCTGCGGGAGGCGCTCCAGCCGATCGCGCTCTCGGCGGCGGCGCCCGCGCCGGACGCGGAGGACGGGGCGCGCCGCAACGAGCTCCAGGCCGCCGTCGACGCCGAGATCGAGAATCTGGAGGCCCTGCGGCGCACCCTCGCCGACACCGACCAGGTGCTCTGCGTCGGGCGGGAGCTGGCCCGCTCCACCCCGCTGACCGTGCTCGGCCTGCGGATCTCCGCCCCTCTCGCCGAGTACTTCGCGTACGCGGCCCGGCGCATCCACCCCGATGTCCGCACGGTGACCCGGGGCGGCAGCGTCGCCTATGACGCGCTTCTCCAGTCCCGGGAGGCCGGCGGGAGCTGGGTGCTGGCGTTCGCGATGCCCCGGCACGCCCGGGAGACCCTGGCCGCGATCCGCGCCGCCCGTTCCACCGGGCTGAAGGTCGCCCTGCTGACCGATGCCGCGCTCGGGCCGCCGGCGGACGAGGCCGACGCGACACTGACGGCGGCCACGGGGTCGCGGCTGGTCTTCGACTCGTACGCCGCCCCCGGGGTGCTCTCGGCGGCGCTGCTCCAGGCGATGGCCGACGCCGACCCCCAGCGGACCCAGGCCCGCCTCGAAGGGTACGAACACGCCGCCGAGCAGCACGGGTTCTTTCTCGACGACTGA
- a CDS encoding ATP-binding protein encodes MTAWDARDEGTGTTTDGTTPGGGPPVGPPEGPGADPGAPARPNTIGGSARFLGHTVQAGEVHGGIHLHHPPPQAPARPVPRQLPPVPAHFIDREPDIDALTALRAGERPLIVVSGPAGVGKTTLVSRWLRTLDEDFPDGQLYADLRGHAPADPPPAHHPDTPATQSEVLGRFLRALGAVSVPDDPTEQMALWRSSTADRRMVVMLDNAFTAAQIRPLLPGGPGCLVTVTSRRMLSGLRLEGAEFHRLDALGTDDGIELLRRTIGNERVESEFPAVREVVTLCAGLPLAVCLASARLASRPRQPVEALARALTPDSERLTALEVEGEATVRKALDASYDVLSEPAALLYRALGALPLRTFDARTAAASCGEGLAWAQRRLDELIEAHLMEETGPDRCRFHDLVRVHAQGRALREDGPIAREETLRRVCEWYLETASAAQRGLTPAQAVLPRTPKLPSPGLPLPFDDDTGALGWLDSHRDGLMAAVRAAHERGWYATAWQLVDACWPLFLRLSHYDLWIPAHEIGRDAARRDGHGAAERQMLNSGAIGLGASGRIDTATEWYEESLRAARAAGDVRDEGQALLGLGFCHRRAGRPDRAAALLERAIVVWDGCGYRRGTALARTTLGEVSLAEGDPAAAMGHFRRARATLLEVDDPHDATRALALLGRARVCSGAYAEGMAELREALDRFTGSGARHWQARTLEMLADSARDGGDGPAAREWYERAVAVYRTTSPDDAERLEAALGGANAPGEPPATSQACRQDGSSESRGSS; translated from the coding sequence ATGACAGCGTGGGATGCCCGCGACGAGGGGACCGGCACCACCACGGACGGCACCACTCCCGGCGGCGGCCCCCCGGTCGGCCCCCCTGAAGGGCCCGGCGCGGACCCCGGCGCACCCGCTCGCCCCAACACCATCGGCGGATCGGCCCGGTTCCTCGGCCACACCGTCCAGGCGGGCGAGGTGCACGGCGGCATACACCTCCACCACCCGCCCCCGCAGGCCCCCGCGCGGCCGGTCCCGCGCCAGCTTCCGCCCGTCCCCGCCCACTTCATCGACCGTGAGCCGGACATCGACGCCCTCACCGCCCTGCGCGCCGGGGAGCGCCCGCTGATCGTCGTCAGCGGCCCCGCCGGGGTGGGCAAGACCACGCTGGTCTCCCGCTGGCTGCGCACCCTCGACGAGGACTTTCCCGACGGGCAGCTCTACGCCGATCTGCGGGGCCACGCGCCCGCGGACCCGCCGCCCGCGCACCACCCCGACACCCCGGCCACCCAGAGCGAGGTCCTCGGCCGCTTTCTGCGGGCCCTCGGCGCCGTCTCCGTGCCCGACGACCCGACCGAGCAGATGGCGCTGTGGCGGTCCAGCACCGCCGACCGCCGGATGGTGGTCATGCTCGACAACGCCTTCACCGCCGCGCAGATCCGGCCGCTGCTGCCCGGTGGCCCCGGCTGTCTGGTCACCGTCACCAGCCGCCGGATGCTCTCCGGACTCCGGCTGGAGGGGGCGGAGTTCCACCGCCTCGACGCGCTGGGCACCGACGACGGCATCGAACTCCTCCGCCGCACCATCGGCAACGAACGGGTGGAGAGCGAGTTCCCGGCCGTGCGGGAGGTCGTCACCCTCTGCGCCGGGCTGCCGCTGGCGGTCTGTCTCGCGTCGGCCCGGCTGGCCTCCCGGCCCCGCCAGCCGGTCGAGGCCCTGGCCCGGGCCCTCACCCCGGACTCCGAACGGCTCACCGCGCTGGAGGTGGAGGGCGAGGCGACTGTGCGCAAGGCCCTCGACGCCTCGTACGACGTCCTGAGCGAGCCCGCCGCCCTGCTCTACCGGGCCCTCGGCGCGCTGCCGCTGCGCACTTTCGACGCCCGCACCGCCGCCGCCTCCTGCGGGGAGGGCCTCGCCTGGGCGCAGCGCCGTCTCGACGAGCTGATCGAGGCGCATCTGATGGAGGAGACCGGCCCGGACCGCTGCCGCTTCCACGACCTCGTCCGGGTGCACGCCCAGGGCCGCGCCCTGCGGGAGGACGGCCCGATCGCGCGCGAGGAGACCCTGAGACGGGTGTGCGAGTGGTATCTGGAGACGGCCTCCGCCGCGCAGCGCGGGCTCACCCCCGCCCAGGCGGTCCTGCCCCGGACCCCGAAGCTCCCCTCGCCGGGGCTGCCGCTGCCGTTCGACGACGACACCGGGGCCCTCGGCTGGCTCGACTCCCACCGGGACGGACTGATGGCCGCCGTCCGCGCCGCCCACGAGCGGGGCTGGTACGCCACGGCCTGGCAGCTCGTGGACGCCTGTTGGCCGCTCTTCCTCCGGCTGAGCCACTACGACCTGTGGATACCGGCGCACGAGATCGGCCGGGACGCGGCCCGCCGGGACGGCCACGGCGCCGCCGAGCGGCAGATGCTCAACTCCGGGGCCATCGGCCTCGGCGCGTCGGGCCGGATCGACACGGCCACCGAGTGGTACGAGGAGTCCCTGCGGGCGGCCCGCGCGGCGGGTGATGTCCGGGACGAGGGGCAGGCGCTGCTGGGGCTCGGCTTCTGCCACCGGCGGGCGGGCCGGCCGGACCGGGCGGCGGCGCTGCTGGAGCGGGCCATCGTGGTGTGGGACGGCTGCGGTTACCGCCGGGGCACGGCGCTCGCCCGGACGACCCTCGGCGAGGTGTCCCTCGCCGAGGGCGACCCGGCCGCCGCGATGGGCCACTTCCGGCGGGCCCGCGCCACCCTGCTGGAGGTGGACGACCCGCATGACGCGACCCGCGCCCTCGCGCTCCTCGGCCGCGCCCGGGTGTGTTCGGGCGCGTACGCGGAGGGCATGGCCGAACTGCGGGAGGCCCTCGACCGTTTCACCGGCTCGGGCGCCCGCCACTGGCAGGCCCGTACCCTCGAAATGCTCGCGGACAGCGCCCGGGACGGCGGGGACGGGCCCGCCGCCCGGGAGTGGTACGAGCGGGCGGTCGCCGTCTACCGGACGACCAGCCCGGACGACGCCGAGCGGCTGGAGGCGGCCCTCGGCGGCGCGAACGCGCCGGGGGAGCCGCCCGCCACCAGCCAGGCGTGCAGACAGGACGGCAGCAGCGAGTCCCGGGGGTCCTCCTGA
- a CDS encoding NUDIX hydrolase, with the protein MATPDFIREIRAAAGHRLLLLPGVSAVVFDDEGRVLLVRRADNGLWSIIGGIAEPGEEPAGTAVREVYEETAVRCTAERVVLVQGLPRPVTYPNGDRCQYMDICFRCRATGGLARVNDDESLEVGWFALDALPELREFARFRIAQALTEGPAWFSPAAAPVG; encoded by the coding sequence ATGGCCACTCCCGACTTCATCCGTGAGATCCGTGCCGCCGCGGGGCACCGGTTGCTGTTGCTGCCGGGTGTCAGCGCGGTCGTCTTCGACGACGAGGGGCGGGTGCTGCTCGTCCGGCGGGCGGACAACGGCCTCTGGTCGATCATCGGGGGGATCGCGGAGCCCGGTGAGGAACCGGCCGGGACGGCGGTGCGCGAGGTGTACGAGGAGACCGCGGTGCGCTGTACGGCGGAGCGGGTCGTCCTGGTCCAGGGGCTGCCCCGGCCGGTCACCTACCCCAACGGCGACCGTTGCCAGTACATGGACATCTGCTTCCGCTGCCGCGCCACCGGCGGCCTGGCCCGGGTCAATGACGACGAGTCGCTGGAGGTGGGGTGGTTCGCGCTGGACGCCCTGCCCGAGCTGAGGGAGTTCGCCCGGTTCCGGATCGCGCAGGCGCTGACCGAGGGCCCGGCCTGGTTCAGCCCGGCCGCCGCCCCTGTCGGCTAG